GCCGAAGACCGTCTTCTCGCGCGCCGCCTCCTTCTGCTCCTCGACCTTCCGCTCGACGGCCTTCTCCTGGAGGATCTTCTCGCTCTGCCGCGAGCGGCGCGAGGCGCGGAGGCGCTGGGTGAGCGAGTCGGTGGGCAGGGGCTCCATGCGGGGAAGCTAGCGTCCGAGAGGGCGCGGGGTCACGTGGGGCGGTGTCGCGAGCCGCACGCGCCGTCCGCCGCGCGCGCTACCACGACGTCTCGTAGTTGAGCCCCGCGCCGACGCCGCGCTGGCCGCTGTACTCGGTCTGCGCCGAGAGCCAGCGGAGGAGCTCGTAGTCGAGCGAGAACAGGATGGGGAGGCGGTTCTCGCTCTGCGAGTTGTCGCCGAGCGGGACGATGAACCCGCCCGTCCAGAACAGCCGGCTCGAGAGGTAGTCGCCGAACTTGATGACGATGTCGCCGCCCTCGTAGTCGATCTGGGCCATCTCGAGCCCGAGCGTCCGGCTGGCGAGGCCCTCGGCGAAGCCCGAGACGGTCCCGAGCGCGAGGCCCGTGCCGGCGCCCGCGAGCGCGCCCGTCCCCACGAACTCGTCGGCGAGCCGGCCCGTCGCGATGAGCGAGACGATGTCGGCGGCCTCCATGGTCGGCGTCGAGCTCAGGCGGATCGATGGGTTCTCGTCGAGCTGGCCCTGCGCCGAGAGCGTGATGACGGCCGACGACTGGCCCGAGATCGAGCCCGGCAACCGGATGTCGAGCGTGGCCGCGAGGTCGACGATGGCCGCGAGCGGGTCGCCGTTGAACGTGATCGACCCGTTCTCGAGATCGAACTGGCGGTTGAGCGTCTGGACCGAGCCGCGCACGAGGTCGATCCGGCCGAAGAGCTGGCTCGACTCGGCGTACGACCGCTTCCGGGCGTCGACGTCGCCCCGGAACTCGATGTCGAACGGGAGGCCGGCCTCGCTCCGCAGCCACACGTTCTGCTCGATCTCGACCGTGAGCGCGTAGTCGAGCGCGTCGACGAACCGGCTCTGGGCCGTGTCGCGGGCCGTGACGACGCGGCCGAACCGGGACTCGACCTCGCGGATCTGGGCGTCGGTGAGCGTGACCGACTCGAGCTCGGGCGGGACGAGCTCGTCGGTGAGGTAGATGTCGCCCTGGGCGAGGACGACGGAGCCCCGGAGGACGGGCCGGTCGAGCGTGCCCGTCAGTCGGAGCGGCGTCGACCCGCGGTCGATCACGAGGCCGTCGTACGTCCGCGTGTCCATCGCGAGGAAGTCGCGCGGCGTGATGGTCAGGTCGAACTCGCCGACGGACAGCTCGCGGAAGCGGACGTTGCCGGTGACGTCGAGGGCCGTCCGGCCGCTCTCGTCGAGGATCCGGACGTCCTCCAGCACGATCCGGTCGTTCTGGAACGTGAGGTCGGCCGTGATCGGTTCGTAGACGCGGCCCGTGGCGACGACGCCGAGGCGACCGCCCTGGAGCGTGGCGACGCCGTCGAGCTGCGGGTTGGCCTGCGTCCCGACGATCGTGAGGTCGAGCCGGAGCGTCCCGCCGAGCGCGTTGTAGGCCCGGTCGTCGAGGAACGGCCGCGCCCAGTCGATGGGGAAGGCGCGGGCGCGGGCGCGGAGGTCGACGCGCTCGTCGGCGTCGCCGCCCTCGCTCTGCGGCCCGTCGGCCAGCGAGAACGCGAACGGGACCGTCCCGTCGACGGTCAGCGTCTCGCCGCCCTCGTGCGTGAGCACGGCGTCGAGGCCGAGGCGGCCGTCGGCGTAGGCCACGTCGGCGGCGAGGGCGCCGACGGGCTCGCCGTTCGAGGTCAGGTCGGCGAGGGAGACGCGGCCGTCGATGCGGGGCGCCGTCGCCGGGCCCGTGAGGTCGAGCGTGGCCGTGAGGTCGCCGCCGAGCGCGCCGAGGTTGACGAACTCGGTCAGGGCGTCGATCGGGACGTCCTCGACGGTCACGACGAAGTTCTGCTCGCCGTTGAAGTCGATGGTCCCGTCGGCCGCGATCTGCTGGCCCCCGGACTCCGAGGCGAGGATGAGCCCGCGGACGTCGATGAGGCCCTCGGCGACGGCGATCTCGGTCGGCTGGAGAAGCTGCCAGGTCTTGTCGTCGAGCCGGAACCGCCCGCGCTCGATGAGCACGCCGTCGGACTGCGGGTCGATCCGCGCGAACACGTCGAGGTCACGGCGCTCGTCGACCGTCACCGTAGCGTCGACAGTGAACGTCCCGTCGTCGGCGGCGACGGTGGCGCGGCCCTCCTCGACGCGGTACGTCGGGCCGGAGAGGACGTCGAACGTGGTGCGGACCTCGCCGTCGAGGGCGCCGAGGCCGAGCGAGTCGGCGAGCGCCCGGTTCCACGACATGTCGACCGAGGCGTCGAAGCCGGTCACGGCGATCTCGTCGACGACGACCTGGCGCGCCTCGGCGGAGCCGAGGAGCCGGAGCGGCTCGCCGGGCTGGGCCGACGCGTTGAGCACGAACGACCCGCGCTCGAGCCCGAGCGTCCGGTCCGTCTGGGCCGCCAGCGGGGCGAGGCTCTCGACGGTCCCCTCGAGCCGGAAGTCGGACGCCGCGCGGTCGTTGAAGAGGGCCAGCGTGCCGCCGCCGGTCGCCTGCGCGAGGTCGCTCTCGAACCGGAGCGTGTCGACGCTCACGACGCCGTCGGCGAGGGCGAACCGCGTGGTGAGCGACTCGAGCATGACCGGCCCGAGTGTCGACTCACGGCCGGTGAGCGAGCCCCGGAGCGTCATCGTCTCGGGGTCGGTCCCGCGACCCTCCAGGTCGAACCCGAGCGTGAGGCGGAGCGGCTGGTCGGGCGGGAGGTCGAGGAGCGTGCCGGCGTCGAGCGCCTCGGTCCGCCCGCGGAGCGCGTACGTCGGCGTCTCGTCGAAGGGCCGGCCCTCGAAGGAGGCCACGATCCGCCCGCCCTCGGCCACGCCCTCGTCGCGCGGCGGCGTGAGGAGCGTGACGTCCAGCGACCCCCGGAGGGCGCCGTCGGCCAGCGTGAACTCGACGCGGCCGTCCTCGAGCTCGGCGTCGTTGATGCGCGACGGACGGAGCGTGACGACCCCCGACCCGTTCGCGGTCGGGAGGTCGGCGATGCCACGGATTTCGCCGGTGAAGCAGCCCGTGAGGTCGGTCCGAGGGTTCGAGGCCGAGAGGTCCGACAGGTCGAGGTCGCGGAAGCACGTCCCGTCGAAGGCGTAGCTGGGGTTCGCGTCGAACGGCCGGCCCGAGAGCGCGAGGTCGAACGCGCCTTCCGGCGTCGTGATCGGCCCGTTGACCGTCAGGAACCCGTCGTCGAGCGTGACCGCGAGGTCGGCCGAGTCGACGAGCCGCTCGCCGTACGACGACGGCGCGGTGATGGCGACCTGGGCGTCGAGCGAGAGCGTGGCCGGGTCGAGGCCGGCGCCGCTCGCGACGTAGGTGCCCGTGAGGTCGCTGTAGCGCTCGGGGATGCCCTGGACCTCGGCGAGGTCGAGGTTCTGGAACGTGCCGCTGAGCTCGTAGGCGAGCGGCTGGGCGAACGGTCGCGCGGTGCCGGTCGCCGTCGCCTGCCCGCCCGGGCCGAAGTCGAGCGCCGCGTCGAGCGTGGCGACGCCGCCGCGGAGCTGGACATCGAGGTCGGCCGCGGCGAGCTCGAACTCGCCGTAGCGCGAGCTCTGGAGCTGGGCCGTGAGGTCGATGGGCGCGCTCGTCACGTCGACGCCCTCGCCGGAGAGCGTGAACGAGCCCGTGAGGTCGCTCTCCTGGCTCGGGTTGCCGGTGAGCGCGGCGAGGTTGAGCCCGGTGGCCTGCCCGTCGACGATGTCGTAGGCGAGCGGGTCGCCGAGGCGGAGGGTGCCGAGCGCGGCGATCCGCCCCTCGTCGCCGGCGAGCGTCGCGTCGGCGTCGAAATCGGCCACGCCGCGATCCACGTCGGCGTCGAGCTGGAGGTTCGAGAACTGGAGGCGGCGGTCCGTCAGGCCGATGTCGGCGCGGGTGAGGTCGAGCGCGAGCGTGCCCGAGAACGCGTCGAGCGAGGCCCCGCGTCCGATGAGCGCGAACTCGCCGGCGAACTCGTCGGTCCGTCCGGAGCCCGGGAGGAGCACGCCGAGGTCGACGTTCTGGGCGGTTCCGGCGACCTGGTAGGTCGGGACCTCGTCGAACGGACGCGCGCGGCCCTCGGCCGCCAGCGACGCGCCGGGGAGCGCGCCCTCGAGGTCGAACGAGACGCGGCCCGCGGCGAACGACCCGTCGAGGCGGAGCCGGTCGATCGTCCGGTCGCCGACGCGGCTCTCGCGGAGCGACACGGCGAACGGCCCGCTGAGCGTCTCGAGCGTCGTGCCCTGGAGGTTCAGCCGAAGGTCGCCGGTGACCTCGGCCGACGGGACGCGGTCGCCGAGGAGCGCCGAGGGGTCGAACCGCTGCAGCGTGCCCTCAGCGCGGTACCGGACCGGCCCGCTGTTCGGCTCGCGCGAGAACTCGCCGTCGACGTTGATGGTGGCGTCGTCGAGGGCGCCCGAGAGCGACGCCGTGAGGACGTCGCCGTCGGAGTCGGCGCGGAGCCGGAGGCGGGGGGCCCCGTAGACCTCGACGCCTGCGAACGCGCGGACGTCCTCAAGGTCCAGCGGCGACGCCTCGACGAGGGCGTCGAACACGGGAAGCGTCCCGTCGCCCGCGAACTGGAGCCGCGCCTCGCCGACGACGCTCGTGCCGGCCTCGCTGCGGATCATGAGCTCGTCGAGGGCGAGGTCGCGCTTCGAGAACCGACCCGACGCCGAAAGGTCGGCCTCGGCCCGGTCGAACGGGGCGATGGCATGGAGCGAGAGGGCGTCGATGGCGCCCGAAAGGCTGTCGCCGCGCTGGCGGAAATTCTCGACGACGGCCCGGAGCTCGCGGACGGAGTGGACCGAGTCGCGGCCGTCTTCGCGGTACCAGATCACGTCGGCCGCACCGCGACGGACGGCCAACTCGTCGAGCCGGATGGCGATGCCCGCCCGCTGCTCCTCCTCGTCGGCCGGCTTGAACAGGCCGGTCACGTTGAACGAGCTGTCGGCCCGTTGGCGGACGTAGAGGTGCGGCCCGCCGATGTAGAGCCGGCTGGCCGAGAACGTCCGCCGGAGGAGCGTCGTCAGGTTGTAGTCGACCATGACGGTGTCGACCGTGACCACGGTCTCCCCGCCTCGGCGGACCTCCAGGCCGGTCAGACGAGCGCCCGTCAGGAAGTTGCCGGCGAGGCCCTCGGCCGAGACCTCGGCGTCGTCGGCGAACACGTTGGCGATCTGGCCCACGACGAGCCCACGCGCGAACTCCCGCCCGGGGCCCGTCTGGAGAAAGATGAGGACGCCGACGAGCACGACCGCCACGAACGCGATCGCGCTCGCCAGCCCGACGCTCACGCGCTTCGCCGCGCGCCGCTTCCGTCCGCGGACGGGGCCCGGTGCGGGCCCCTCGCTCCCAGACCCGCCGTCGCCCGACGGCACGGCGTCGGGCCCGCGCACGCCCTCCCCCGTCGCTTCGCCCCGGGGGGCGGCGCCGTCGCCGAGGTGGTCGGTGCGGGTGGGGTCGGTGGACACGAGGGGGCGTGAACGCGAGAGCGGGATGGAAGGTCTGCGGGCCGAGCGAACCTCAGGAGAACGTCAGGGTCCGGCCTACTCCTCGGCCTCTAGAACGTCTGTCCGATGGAGATGTAGAGCTGGGCCCGCCCGAGGATCTGGCGGGCGGAGATGGCCTCGGGGTCGAAGTCGGTCCCGTTGAGCCGCGCGTCGATGTAGCCGCGTGCGTCCCCGCTGCTCGGGTCGTCGATCTCGGCGCCGCCGAAACAGACGGGGTCGCTGGCGTAGATCGAGTCGCCGCAGTAGACGCGGGCCGGCTGGCGGAGGTCGAGGTACGACGGGTTGACCTTCACCCCGATCCCGATCGAGACGAACCCGACCGGGGTGAGGTACTGGATCCCGGCGCCGACGCCGACGCGGAGGCCGCCCTCGTTCTCGAGGATCTCGGCGAGCGTCGTGTCGGCCGGGGCGCCGCCGGCGCGGAGGAGGTCCTCGGCCGGGGCCGAGCTCGGCGCGCCGACGTAGCCCGCGTCCGTGAACACGTTGACGCCCCACTGCGGGCCGAGCGCGCTGAGGGGCAGGTTGAGTTGGACGCTCCCCGCCATCTTGTACCGCCCGCCCACGCCGACGTAGTTCACGTCGCGCGAACTCGTGATGAGCGACGGGTCCGGCGTCACGCCCGGCGTCTCCACGGGCGGCGTGATGGAGAACGTCTTGGGCCCGAGCCGGGCCGCCGCCCACCCGCGCACGTCGGACGTCCCTCCGGAGTAGAAGAGCTGGTCGCGGAAGAGGACGTAGTCGCCCACGTCATCCGGCGTGGTCCCGCCGAGCGGGAGGAGCCCGCCGAAGATGCCGCGCAGCACGACGCCCGAGCGCCGGCCGCGCAGCGGGATCGTGGCCGTCGCCGCGAGCCGGGCGCGGCCGTAGGCCACGTCGCCTCCGGCGGCCGAGAGCGACGGCCGGAGGACGTAGCCGCGCGTCGGCTGGAGCGGGTCGTCGAGCGTGCCGTAGACGAGGTCGAGGCCGAGCACGCCGGTCGTGGCCTCGAGCGTGTCGGGGAGGAACGGGCCCGGCGGGAGCGCGAACTGCCCCGCGTCGAGGAGCCGGATGCCGAGCCCGCGTGAGAGGTCGCGGCGGCGGCCCGTGACCGAGAGCGCCGCCGTCTTGAGCGGGGCGAGGGTCAGGAGCAGCGTGTTGGCGACCTCGGCCGTCGCACTCGACTCGATCTCGTCGTCGCGGACGCGGTACGACGGCTGGAGCGTGTACGAGAGTCGCCGGTCGAAGACGTACGGCTGGCGGAACGGGACCGACACGCGGAGGTCGCGGATGGGACCGCCCGAGACCGACGTCGCGCCCGTCCCGCCGAGCCCGGAGAGGATCCCCGTCCGCCACTCGATGTCGACGCCGAGTTGGCGGGCGCCCTCGAACGCGTTCCGGTGCGTGGCCGAGGCCCGGAGCGTGACGCCGCCGTCGGTGAAGTAGCCCGTGAACGCCGAGAGGACCCGGCTCGGCCCGCGCCGCACGCGGACGACGACCGGCACCGTCGTGTCGCCCCGGACCGCCTCGGGCGCGATGTCGACGAGGGCGAGCTCGAACAGGCCGAGGCCGAACACCTCGCGCTGGCCCTCGGCGAGCGCGCTCGCGTCGAACAGGTCGCCCGTCTCGAACGGGAGCTCACGCGTGACGACGTTGCGGGCCAGCGACTCGTTGCCCTCGACCTGGATCTCGCCCACCCGCGCCCGCGGCCCCACGTTGACCTTCACGCGGACGTCGGCCCGGAGGCCGGTCGTGTCGGGGAACTGCTCGGCGCCGGCGTCCGCCCAGGCGTAGCCGCGGTTGCGGAGCCACGAGATCGTCTGGCTCTGGAGCTCGACGAGGGCGAAGTTGTCGAGCCGGTCGCCCGTCCGGACGGCTGGGTTCCGCTGGAAGGTCGCCCAGTCCTCCCGGATCTCGAGCGCCAGCACCGAGGCCACGTCGCTCTGGCCCGGCCCCGCGAACGAGACCTCGCCCACGAGGAGCGGCGGCCCCTCGTCGATCACGAACGTCACCCCGACCGTGTTGTCCGTCGTGTCGAGCGCGACCTCGTAGTCGACCTCGGCGAGGGGGAACCCGCTGCTCTCGTAGTACCGAGTGAGGCGGACGACGTCCTTCGCCGTCTCGATCGGGTCGAACGGGTACGGGACGTCGCTCCCGCGCGGGATGAGGCCGAAGATCGGCCCCGGCGGCGCCGTCGTCGCGACCTGGAGCTTGAGGTTCTCGATGAGCAGCGTCTGCCCGTCGACGAACTCGAAGCCCAGCGAGCCCACCGTCGTCTCGTCGTCGACGAGCGTGAGGGGGACCTGGGCACGCGCGCCGGCGAGGGCACCGAGGACGAGGAGAAGGGCGAGGAGACGGGCGGTCACGCGGGGGCGGAGGGGAAGCGGACAAGCTACCGACCGCCAGGATCGGCTCACGAGGACGCGGGCACCGGGCCACCGTCGCGAACCGCCCCTTCGGGCAGCGCGTCGCCGCCGGGCGCGGCCCCGGACA
This sequence is a window from Rubrivirga marina. Protein-coding genes within it:
- a CDS encoding translocation/assembly module TamB domain-containing protein; translation: MSTDPTRTDHLGDGAAPRGEATGEGVRGPDAVPSGDGGSGSEGPAPGPVRGRKRRAAKRVSVGLASAIAFVAVVLVGVLIFLQTGPGREFARGLVVGQIANVFADDAEVSAEGLAGNFLTGARLTGLEVRRGGETVVTVDTVMVDYNLTTLLRRTFSASRLYIGGPHLYVRQRADSSFNVTGLFKPADEEEQRAGIAIRLDELAVRRGAADVIWYREDGRDSVHSVRELRAVVENFRQRGDSLSGAIDALSLHAIAPFDRAEADLSASGRFSKRDLALDELMIRSEAGTSVVGEARLQFAGDGTLPVFDALVEASPLDLEDVRAFAGVEVYGAPRLRLRADSDGDVLTASLSGALDDATINVDGEFSREPNSGPVRYRAEGTLQRFDPSALLGDRVPSAEVTGDLRLNLQGTTLETLSGPFAVSLRESRVGDRTIDRLRLDGSFAAGRVSFDLEGALPGASLAAEGRARPFDEVPTYQVAGTAQNVDLGVLLPGSGRTDEFAGEFALIGRGASLDAFSGTLALDLTRADIGLTDRRLQFSNLQLDADVDRGVADFDADATLAGDEGRIAALGTLRLGDPLAYDIVDGQATGLNLAALTGNPSQESDLTGSFTLSGEGVDVTSAPIDLTAQLQSSRYGEFELAAADLDVQLRGGVATLDAALDFGPGGQATATGTARPFAQPLAYELSGTFQNLDLAEVQGIPERYSDLTGTYVASGAGLDPATLSLDAQVAITAPSSYGERLVDSADLAVTLDDGFLTVNGPITTPEGAFDLALSGRPFDANPSYAFDGTCFRDLDLSDLSASNPRTDLTGCFTGEIRGIADLPTANGSGVVTLRPSRINDAELEDGRVEFTLADGALRGSLDVTLLTPPRDEGVAEGGRIVASFEGRPFDETPTYALRGRTEALDAGTLLDLPPDQPLRLTLGFDLEGRGTDPETMTLRGSLTGRESTLGPVMLESLTTRFALADGVVSVDTLRFESDLAQATGGGTLALFNDRAASDFRLEGTVESLAPLAAQTDRTLGLERGSFVLNASAQPGEPLRLLGSAEARQVVVDEIAVTGFDASVDMSWNRALADSLGLGALDGEVRTTFDVLSGPTYRVEEGRATVAADDGTFTVDATVTVDERRDLDVFARIDPQSDGVLIERGRFRLDDKTWQLLQPTEIAVAEGLIDVRGLILASESGGQQIAADGTIDFNGEQNFVVTVEDVPIDALTEFVNLGALGGDLTATLDLTGPATAPRIDGRVSLADLTSNGEPVGALAADVAYADGRLGLDAVLTHEGGETLTVDGTVPFAFSLADGPQSEGGDADERVDLRARARAFPIDWARPFLDDRAYNALGGTLRLDLTIVGTQANPQLDGVATLQGGRLGVVATGRVYEPITADLTFQNDRIVLEDVRILDESGRTALDVTGNVRFRELSVGEFDLTITPRDFLAMDTRTYDGLVIDRGSTPLRLTGTLDRPVLRGSVVLAQGDIYLTDELVPPELESVTLTDAQIREVESRFGRVVTARDTAQSRFVDALDYALTVEIEQNVWLRSEAGLPFDIEFRGDVDARKRSYAESSQLFGRIDLVRGSVQTLNRQFDLENGSITFNGDPLAAIVDLAATLDIRLPGSISGQSSAVITLSAQGQLDENPSIRLSSTPTMEAADIVSLIATGRLADEFVGTGALAGAGTGLALGTVSGFAEGLASRTLGLEMAQIDYEGGDIVIKFGDYLSSRLFWTGGFIVPLGDNSQSENRLPILFSLDYELLRWLSAQTEYSGQRGVGAGLNYETSW
- a CDS encoding BamA/OMP85 family outer membrane protein — translated: MTARLLALLLVLGALAGARAQVPLTLVDDETTVGSLGFEFVDGQTLLIENLKLQVATTAPPGPIFGLIPRGSDVPYPFDPIETAKDVVRLTRYYESSGFPLAEVDYEVALDTTDNTVGVTFVIDEGPPLLVGEVSFAGPGQSDVASVLALEIREDWATFQRNPAVRTGDRLDNFALVELQSQTISWLRNRGYAWADAGAEQFPDTTGLRADVRVKVNVGPRARVGEIQVEGNESLARNVVTRELPFETGDLFDASALAEGQREVFGLGLFELALVDIAPEAVRGDTTVPVVVRVRRGPSRVLSAFTGYFTDGGVTLRASATHRNAFEGARQLGVDIEWRTGILSGLGGTGATSVSGGPIRDLRVSVPFRQPYVFDRRLSYTLQPSYRVRDDEIESSATAEVANTLLLTLAPLKTAALSVTGRRRDLSRGLGIRLLDAGQFALPPGPFLPDTLEATTGVLGLDLVYGTLDDPLQPTRGYVLRPSLSAAGGDVAYGRARLAATATIPLRGRRSGVVLRGIFGGLLPLGGTTPDDVGDYVLFRDQLFYSGGTSDVRGWAAARLGPKTFSITPPVETPGVTPDPSLITSSRDVNYVGVGGRYKMAGSVQLNLPLSALGPQWGVNVFTDAGYVGAPSSAPAEDLLRAGGAPADTTLAEILENEGGLRVGVGAGIQYLTPVGFVSIGIGVKVNPSYLDLRQPARVYCGDSIYASDPVCFGGAEIDDPSSGDARGYIDARLNGTDFDPEAISARQILGRAQLYISIGQTF